aatgaaaaattaaaaaactaatatatatattatataatatataatatattaaacgCAAGGATTATGTACAATATATAAAGATGTATTTACAGTTTTACAATTAATTACAAATTCTGTACACATGTTCTGTACAATTCTGAACAAAAggtcagatatatatatatatatatatatacaattttcAAGAGGAGGATAGTGTAGTGGTCCCTGTATCCTGTGCACTGGCACCTCGGATATCTGGTACGTAAAACCAGTGGTGAAGCTGTATTTGATCCAGGCTGGGTCTGCCTTCTGCACTGGGGCTCAGACACCAAGAGATCAGATCACTGCACTCTGTTACACAATACCCAGGTACATAAATCAATAAGACATAGAAAGAAGAATCTAATACTTAACCCCATAAAGAACCTGCTTCATAATAAATAAtcctttaaagaaaatgctgtAGAGAACATAAAAAATTCCTCACACTTGTAGCTCTACACGTTTCCTGTCAATTTTATCATATTGACTAATTAATACAGTCATATAatccattaaaataaatgaatgcttcTTTCTCTGCTCAAGTCTGTGTATAAGGTATAGTTCAGCCTCCTATTAATTAGTCCATAGCTTATCAGTCTTTGTACTATCTTGCCTTGAGACAGACTTTCGGGGAGGAACAAATAGCCAGTTTTGGTTTCCTCACTGGTCCCGAAAGGCAGACAGCCACACACAAGCCTGTACAGCGTCACCCCCACAGACCAGACGGTAGCTGGGTCTGCCAGATACTGCCCCTGGATGAACCACTCAGGAGGGGCATATTCAGGTGTGCCTGTTAACAAAGATACATTAGATTTAGAAAAAGAGTCACAGTACTTGCTGCCAACAAGAACTCATGGTCTCAAATCAGACACCTGCAAAGCGATCGTAACAGTCTTTGACGAGGTCTCCGCAACCGAAGTCAAACAGCTTGACTTGCCacgtgtctgtctgtatcaggATGTTTTCTGGCTTGACATCTCGGTGCAGTATCCCCTGGCTCTTACAATGCTTCAGCGCCTCCATCAGCTGAAACACCACAATGCGAGCCTCGACCTCAGTCAAACATCCACCCTGCTTGCTGGAGAATTCATGGAGGTCCAGACATGGTTCAGGCCGTTCCAGAATGACAACATAGCGTTTTGGCTCTTCGAACCAGTCCAGAATCTTCAGGATGTTTGAGCAGGGTTTGGTGTTCGCAAGGACCATCAGCGCTATCTCAATGGGGAGCCATCCATATCCTGTCTGTAGTATGGGACAAAAGGAAAGAATAAGTGCCACACACTATAACGCCATCCTTTGTAATACTACTTATCCAGGTCTTCTTAGAAATCTGATTTTTAGTATGTGTGCTAGATTATAGTAATAGGTAGGATGTATATTATGATAAAGAAACTTACGAGCTGTAGTTTTTCATATGGCTTCGTCTTGGAGACAAACTTGATTGCAACCTGAGGAAAGATGAATGTGTtatgtgtaattaaa
The sequence above is drawn from the Hemibagrus wyckioides isolate EC202008001 linkage group LG04, SWU_Hwy_1.0, whole genome shotgun sequence genome and encodes:
- the LOC131351512 gene encoding serine/threonine-protein kinase pim-1-like, which codes for MFLNGYKSVSSPAVMGTVSTAVGSQRTPTAKPLKKRHRHHKIPRCAQRTIQKRKRLFSGQAANPSEHHGYKETDQPSNLADTTEPLQKRPRTERSPEEPANQPVIRLSKSHWTKTYLEGELLGEGGFGCVFAGIRKEDGLPVAIKFVSKTKPYEKLQLTGYGWLPIEIALMVLANTKPCSNILKILDWFEEPKRYVVILERPEPCLDLHEFSSKQGGCLTEVEARIVVFQLMEALKHCKSQGILHRDVKPENILIQTDTWQVKLFDFGCGDLVKDCYDRFAGTPEYAPPEWFIQGQYLADPATVWSVGVTLYRLVCGCLPFGTSEETKTGYLFLPESLSQECSDLISWCLSPSAEGRPSLDQIQLHHWFYVPDIRGASAQDTGTTTLSSS